The following coding sequences lie in one Mycobacterium sp. Z3061 genomic window:
- a CDS encoding serine/threonine-protein kinase produces MEGTPFGQYRLVELLGRGGMGEVWRAHDTDTDRIVAIKVLPEHLSRDAEFQRRFRREAHAAARLNSPHVIPIHHYGEIDGRLYVDMRLIEGRDLSTVLAAGPLEPGRAVHVVEQIAKALHAAHRVGLMHRDIKPSNILLDDDDFAYLIDFGIARAADETRMTRSGNIIGTFAYIAPERLDPDADEDARADIYSLACVLFESLTGRPPFAGSTMAQLVASHLNTPPPRASMKQLGVPRRVDDVIAIGMAKDPNQRYATTVEFAYAARDAITVPINPTRLNPAVQSKAHAEPLKDRPPSGDRLSYRGIPTAASSVAAKEPSTPKATGSKKRQAHIGGTPDTYFSPGSWARVTASGDDHYGQIGQIDPAYQDEVHVFLQFEGESDLYAFERSEIEPVRDPPARQASRANDVRRASRTRTGTPVPPGNWARVTASGDDHYGQIGQIDPAYQDEVHVFLQFQGDRDLYAFERGEIEPI; encoded by the coding sequence GTGGAGGGAACACCATTCGGGCAGTACCGACTCGTCGAGTTGCTGGGTCGAGGCGGTATGGGCGAGGTGTGGCGCGCCCACGATACCGACACCGACAGGATCGTCGCAATCAAGGTGTTACCCGAACATCTGTCGCGAGACGCCGAGTTCCAACGGCGGTTTCGCCGGGAAGCGCACGCAGCCGCCCGGTTGAACAGCCCACATGTGATCCCGATCCATCACTACGGCGAGATAGACGGTCGCCTCTATGTCGACATGCGCCTGATAGAGGGCCGCGACTTGAGTACTGTCCTGGCCGCTGGCCCGCTAGAACCCGGGCGCGCGGTGCATGTGGTTGAGCAAATCGCCAAGGCTTTGCACGCGGCGCATCGAGTCGGACTGATGCATCGGGATATTAAGCCATCCAACATCCTGCTTGATGACGACGATTTCGCCTACTTGATCGATTTTGGGATCGCCCGCGCCGCCGATGAAACGCGGATGACCCGATCCGGCAACATAATTGGTACCTTCGCCTACATCGCACCAGAGCGTCTGGATCCTGATGCCGACGAAGACGCTCGCGCTGACATCTACTCGCTGGCTTGCGTCCTCTTCGAATCTCTAACTGGGCGGCCACCTTTCGCCGGTAGCACAATGGCACAGTTGGTCGCCTCGCACCTAAACACGCCGCCACCTCGCGCCTCAATGAAGCAATTGGGAGTACCCCGGCGGGTCGATGACGTGATCGCGATCGGGATGGCCAAGGACCCAAATCAACGGTATGCCACGACTGTCGAATTCGCCTATGCAGCACGTGACGCGATCACCGTTCCCATTAATCCAACGAGGCTAAATCCGGCGGTGCAGAGCAAGGCCCACGCCGAGCCGCTGAAGGATCGCCCGCCATCCGGCGATCGGTTGTCCTACAGAGGTATTCCTACTGCGGCCTCGTCCGTCGCCGCCAAGGAGCCCTCGACCCCGAAGGCGACTGGCAGCAAGAAGCGTCAAGCTCACATAGGAGGAACCCCAGACACGTACTTTTCCCCGGGTAGCTGGGCGAGAGTCACAGCGTCTGGTGACGACCACTACGGACAGATCGGACAGATCGACCCGGCATACCAAGACGAGGTACACGTCTTTTTGCAATTCGAAGGCGAAAGCGATCTATATGCATTCGAAAGAAGTGAGATCGAACCTGTGAGAGACCCGCCCGCGCGGCAAGCCTCTCGGGCGAATGACGTGAGGCGGGCGTCGCGAACACGAACCGGCACCCCCGTCCCCCCAGGTAACTGGGCGAGAGTCACAGCGTCTGGTGACGACCACTACGGACAGATCGGACAGATCGATCCGGCATACCAAGACGAGGTACACGTCTTTTTGCAATTTCAAGGCGACAGGGACCTCTATGCCTTTGAGAGAGGCGAGATCGAACCCATCTGA
- a CDS encoding Helicase associated domain protein translates to MATFNALLAGLDPDPAVRGKQFERVCEWFLANDPNYRSTLRRVWLWRDWVGRWGGDSGIDLVAEAHDGRLWAVQAKAYDPANAVTKADVDKFLAESSRSVFSYRLLIATTDKLHHVARRTINEQEKQVAFVGLSDLLTSEVNWPADPLRMRPSPPPKRARPRQHQREAINDVVKGFSTSDRGQLIMACGTGKTLTSVFIRDQLNAQRTLVLLPSLSLLKQTMQVWRTHATAPFWALPVCSDETVKQSEDEAVTHTSELGLPVTTSPAEIGAFLRRRSGPRVVFSTYQSSPQIAAAFASGRVPAFDLVIADEAHRIAGPASSNFATVLDGGQIKAGRRLFMTATPRYFTGRVLKAAQEADLEVASMDNQGKFGTVFHRLTFSAAIGRELLTDYQVAVVGVDNATYKEWAERGALVTRDRKVTDARALAGQIGLAKAMRKYNLHRTISFHSRVARAREFALDMPEVIAWMPAGQRPNGALWSSYASGEMTAGERHVRLRHLSRLDDGERGLLTNARCLSEGVDVPALDGVAFIDPRSSEVDIVQAVGRAIRKSTDKNVGTIVIPVFIDTDADAEIALDSSAFKPVWDVIKALRAHDDVLGEQLDEMRRAMGRRGTRPRLPAKIHLDVPPRVGTDFARAFDVRLVERTTVSWEFWYGLLEKYVAEHGTAWVRGKEMYGGYRLGQWVIVQRTKWETLSEERRSRLRLLPGWTVDVRETQWEEGFAHLLKYVAERGNAQVHDEWVAENGYRLGKWVGKQRTKWEKLTETQRERLNELPGWTHDAMTARWERGLQLLQQYAVQTGDANPPSDYESEGFRLGIWVRTQRANWEKLSEDRRERLRQIDCWMVDLLAEKWDRACGLLEAYVSEHGNAQVPQALVTDGVPLGRWVSKQRDRWDRLTDEQRARLNSLSGWTLDARGVWWEEGFGHLQDYVAEHGTALLRQNIDYHGFALGQWVSNQKTRWKTLSPQRQQRLSSLPGWTLDARTARWEEGFGHLKDYVKVNGSARMPSKHEFNGFKLGIWINTQRQNWATLSAERKERLRKLPGWTLNTKQALWDEGFDHLLNYVEQYGDGAVPAGKVFHGYKLGQWVTVQRTMFRKGVIKPERRAKLDRVSGWVWNAR, encoded by the coding sequence GTGGCAACATTCAACGCCTTATTGGCGGGTCTCGACCCAGACCCGGCCGTCCGAGGCAAGCAATTCGAGCGTGTTTGTGAGTGGTTTCTCGCCAACGACCCGAACTACAGAAGCACCCTGCGTCGGGTTTGGCTTTGGCGCGATTGGGTGGGACGTTGGGGCGGAGACTCAGGTATCGACCTTGTCGCCGAAGCCCATGATGGACGGCTGTGGGCTGTCCAGGCAAAGGCCTATGACCCGGCAAACGCCGTGACCAAAGCAGACGTGGACAAATTCCTGGCGGAATCATCCCGGTCGGTGTTCTCCTATCGACTGTTGATCGCAACCACTGACAAGCTCCACCACGTTGCGCGGCGGACAATTAACGAGCAGGAAAAGCAAGTCGCCTTCGTCGGGTTGAGCGATCTGCTCACGTCCGAGGTGAATTGGCCCGCTGATCCGCTGCGCATGCGACCATCCCCGCCACCAAAACGCGCGCGACCGAGGCAGCATCAGCGCGAGGCCATCAACGATGTTGTGAAGGGGTTCAGTACATCGGATCGGGGTCAGCTCATCATGGCCTGCGGGACAGGGAAGACTCTCACATCGGTGTTCATTAGGGATCAGTTGAACGCCCAACGGACACTGGTGCTGCTGCCATCGCTGTCGCTGCTGAAGCAGACGATGCAGGTCTGGAGGACCCACGCCACAGCGCCGTTCTGGGCGCTGCCGGTTTGCTCCGACGAGACGGTTAAGCAGAGCGAGGATGAGGCGGTGACCCACACAAGCGAGCTGGGTCTTCCCGTCACCACGAGCCCCGCCGAGATCGGCGCGTTCCTCCGGCGGCGGTCGGGACCGCGAGTGGTGTTCTCGACATACCAGTCCTCCCCGCAGATCGCCGCCGCGTTCGCGTCAGGGCGGGTGCCCGCATTCGACTTGGTGATCGCTGACGAAGCGCACAGGATCGCTGGTCCTGCGTCTTCCAATTTCGCAACGGTTCTCGACGGGGGACAGATCAAGGCGGGGCGGCGGCTGTTCATGACGGCAACCCCGCGCTACTTCACGGGGCGGGTGCTGAAAGCTGCGCAGGAAGCAGACCTCGAAGTGGCCTCGATGGACAACCAAGGCAAGTTCGGCACGGTCTTTCACCGTCTAACCTTCAGCGCGGCGATCGGTCGCGAATTGCTGACGGACTATCAGGTCGCGGTCGTCGGTGTGGACAACGCCACGTACAAAGAGTGGGCGGAGAGAGGCGCCCTCGTAACCCGCGACCGGAAGGTCACCGACGCCCGCGCCCTGGCGGGACAAATTGGATTGGCCAAGGCGATGCGTAAGTACAACCTTCACCGCACGATCTCCTTCCACTCCCGCGTTGCCCGTGCCCGCGAGTTCGCCTTGGATATGCCTGAAGTCATCGCATGGATGCCTGCAGGCCAGCGACCGAACGGTGCGCTGTGGTCGAGTTACGCCTCGGGTGAGATGACCGCCGGTGAGCGGCACGTTCGCCTCCGGCATCTGAGCCGGCTCGACGACGGGGAACGTGGTCTATTGACGAATGCCCGTTGCCTCTCTGAAGGCGTCGACGTGCCCGCCCTCGACGGCGTCGCGTTTATCGATCCCCGGTCCTCCGAGGTGGATATCGTGCAGGCTGTCGGGCGGGCGATTCGCAAGTCAACTGATAAGAACGTTGGCACCATCGTCATCCCTGTATTCATCGACACAGACGCCGATGCCGAGATCGCTCTGGATTCCTCGGCATTTAAGCCGGTGTGGGATGTCATCAAAGCCCTTCGCGCCCACGACGACGTGCTGGGCGAGCAGCTCGACGAGATGCGCCGGGCCATGGGGAGGAGGGGTACTCGGCCCCGCCTGCCGGCCAAGATTCACCTCGATGTTCCCCCCAGAGTGGGCACCGACTTCGCCCGCGCTTTCGACGTGCGCCTTGTGGAACGGACAACGGTGTCTTGGGAGTTCTGGTACGGGCTGCTTGAAAAGTACGTGGCTGAACATGGGACCGCCTGGGTTCGCGGGAAGGAGATGTACGGCGGATACAGACTCGGGCAGTGGGTTATTGTGCAGCGGACCAAGTGGGAAACCCTCTCCGAAGAACGTCGCAGCCGACTCCGCCTACTTCCCGGTTGGACAGTCGATGTACGTGAAACCCAATGGGAAGAAGGATTCGCCCACCTGCTGAAATACGTCGCCGAGCGCGGTAACGCCCAAGTCCATGATGAGTGGGTCGCCGAGAACGGCTACAGACTCGGCAAGTGGGTTGGAAAACAGCGGACCAAGTGGGAGAAGCTGACCGAGACTCAGCGTGAGCGGTTGAATGAACTTCCGGGCTGGACACACGACGCGATGACCGCAAGGTGGGAGAGGGGCCTTCAGCTACTACAGCAATACGCAGTCCAGACGGGCGACGCTAACCCACCGAGCGATTACGAATCCGAGGGGTTTCGATTAGGGATCTGGGTCAGGACCCAGCGCGCGAACTGGGAGAAGCTGTCCGAAGACAGGCGCGAACGCCTTCGCCAGATTGACTGCTGGATGGTCGACCTTCTGGCTGAAAAGTGGGACAGGGCCTGCGGCTTGCTGGAGGCATACGTGAGCGAGCACGGGAATGCTCAAGTCCCGCAGGCGCTCGTTACCGATGGAGTGCCGTTGGGAAGGTGGGTCAGCAAACAGCGCGACCGATGGGACCGACTTACCGACGAGCAGCGAGCCAGGCTCAATAGCCTTTCCGGATGGACGCTTGATGCGCGGGGGGTCTGGTGGGAGGAAGGGTTCGGGCACCTTCAGGACTACGTTGCCGAGCACGGGACGGCGCTGCTGCGTCAGAACATCGACTATCACGGGTTCGCGCTCGGACAGTGGGTCAGTAACCAGAAGACGCGCTGGAAGACCCTCAGTCCCCAACGCCAGCAACGGCTTTCAAGCCTCCCTGGTTGGACGTTGGATGCCCGCACCGCCCGCTGGGAGGAAGGGTTCGGTCACCTTAAAGATTATGTGAAGGTCAACGGCTCTGCGCGGATGCCTAGTAAGCACGAATTCAACGGGTTCAAGCTCGGTATCTGGATTAACACGCAACGGCAAAACTGGGCGACCCTCAGCGCGGAGCGGAAGGAGAGGCTGCGCAAGCTTCCTGGTTGGACGCTCAACACCAAGCAGGCGCTCTGGGATGAGGGCTTCGATCACCTACTGAATTACGTCGAGCAATACGGCGACGGAGCGGTCCCCGCCGGAAAGGTTTTCCACGGCTACAAGCTCGGTCAGTGGGTCACGGTCCAGCGAACCATGTTCCGAAAGGGAGTCATAAAGCCAGAACGCCGCGCGAAGCTCGACAGGGTCTCCGGTTGGGTGTGGAACGCGCGATAG
- a CDS encoding recombinase family protein — MNNAAASASATGIQLGYARVSTGHQSLDQQLDALTGVGVDSDRVYTDKLSGTSTREQRPGLAALMDYARHGDAIVVVGIDRLGRNAAEVMTTIRELGERGIVLRSIREGIDTSNATGRMVAGVLASLAELELELGRERRSAAREARRARGQAIGRPKALDASKAALAQRMHASGESASTIATALGVSRATVYRALADHISN; from the coding sequence ATGAACAACGCAGCCGCCAGCGCCAGCGCCACAGGCATTCAACTCGGATACGCCCGCGTCTCAACCGGCCACCAGTCCCTGGACCAACAATTGGACGCGCTCACGGGTGTCGGGGTGGACTCGGATCGCGTCTACACGGACAAACTTTCCGGAACATCAACCCGTGAGCAGCGGCCTGGGCTTGCCGCCTTAATGGACTATGCACGACACGGGGATGCCATCGTCGTGGTTGGCATTGACCGATTGGGTCGCAACGCCGCAGAGGTTATGACCACTATTCGCGAGCTTGGCGAGCGTGGAATCGTCCTGCGCTCAATTCGCGAGGGCATTGATACATCAAACGCCACAGGGCGGATGGTGGCTGGGGTACTCGCTAGCTTGGCCGAGCTTGAACTTGAGCTAGGTCGGGAACGTCGCTCAGCCGCTCGTGAGGCACGCCGTGCTCGCGGCCAAGCTATCGGTCGACCGAAGGCCCTGGATGCGTCAAAGGCAGCTCTGGCGCAGAGGATGCACGCATCTGGTGAATCGGCGAGCACCATTGCGACCGCACTTGGCGTAAGCCGCGCGACTGTCTACCGGGCACTGGCCGACCACATCAGCAACTAG
- a CDS encoding helix-turn-helix domain-containing protein → MSELLRTRQVHEKYGISEDTLRWWRHRGEGPPSFKLGKKIVVYPADALEVWISANRAASTRGDQL, encoded by the coding sequence GTGAGCGAACTACTTCGCACCCGTCAGGTTCATGAAAAGTACGGCATATCAGAGGACACTCTGCGGTGGTGGCGTCACCGTGGGGAAGGTCCGCCGTCCTTCAAGCTAGGCAAGAAGATTGTCGTGTATCCCGCTGATGCGCTGGAAGTCTGGATCAGTGCGAACCGGGCCGCGAGCACCCGGGGCGATCAACTGTGA
- a CDS encoding tyrosine-type recombinase/integrase, which yields METPAEKADTPTKSIKRTPGTGGVIDLWKNSKDGNPTKLATGRWAVGEGKPQGVGKRWRGWYVGDDGRQCTRRFRTEVEAKAWSDSERGKVVTHQWVSPKVGADAFRAVAARWLTTKEGAQRKPKTLAGYRSILDTLVLPRWGDTPMKEITYSELSAWIAGLSVDGSQAGTSLSASRIRQTHQLMGAVFKYAVRAGLASKNIAAEIDRRHDLPEPEVKQHYLTHAQLLDLAGAAGRFGTMTLVLGYCGLRFGEAAALRREDVGVKQITVRNSATYVQGQGIVETGTKTKRTRRVPVPGPVWEHLKTELPAEPGSFVFPGRKGGHLPLGEYRWTFDNALKAAQDRAAAKRQQEMADGEVTTPTFPTITPHDLRHTCASLAISAGANVKVVQHMLGHATAAMTLDLYGHLMSDDLAGVADALGKAMAAAQKAAG from the coding sequence ATGGAGACGCCAGCCGAGAAGGCTGATACACCCACTAAGTCAATCAAAAGAACCCCTGGTACCGGCGGTGTGATTGACCTGTGGAAGAACAGCAAGGATGGCAACCCCACCAAGCTGGCGACTGGGCGATGGGCGGTGGGTGAGGGTAAGCCGCAGGGTGTCGGCAAGCGGTGGCGTGGTTGGTACGTCGGGGATGACGGTAGGCAGTGCACGAGGCGATTTCGCACCGAGGTCGAGGCGAAAGCCTGGTCAGACTCGGAGCGTGGCAAGGTCGTCACTCATCAGTGGGTGAGCCCGAAGGTCGGCGCAGATGCTTTCCGTGCAGTCGCGGCGAGATGGTTGACGACAAAAGAGGGAGCGCAGCGCAAACCCAAGACGTTGGCGGGTTACCGGAGCATCTTGGACACCCTCGTGCTTCCGAGGTGGGGCGATACCCCAATGAAAGAAATCACTTACTCCGAACTGTCGGCCTGGATCGCTGGCCTGTCGGTAGACGGCTCCCAAGCTGGCACCTCTCTATCTGCCAGCCGCATCCGGCAGACGCATCAACTTATGGGCGCAGTCTTCAAGTACGCGGTCAGAGCCGGGCTGGCGTCCAAGAACATCGCTGCCGAGATCGACCGCCGTCATGACTTGCCGGAGCCTGAGGTTAAGCAGCACTATCTGACCCATGCTCAGCTTTTGGACCTCGCGGGGGCGGCAGGCCGGTTCGGCACCATGACGCTGGTCCTCGGGTACTGCGGTCTGCGGTTCGGCGAGGCGGCGGCATTGCGCCGCGAGGACGTAGGCGTCAAGCAGATCACCGTTCGTAACTCCGCCACCTACGTCCAGGGTCAGGGCATCGTTGAGACTGGAACCAAGACCAAGCGAACCCGGCGCGTGCCTGTCCCCGGTCCTGTCTGGGAGCATCTCAAGACAGAGCTACCCGCCGAGCCGGGCTCGTTTGTGTTTCCAGGCCGCAAGGGTGGACACCTGCCGCTCGGGGAGTACCGCTGGACTTTTGACAACGCCCTGAAGGCGGCACAGGACCGCGCCGCGGCGAAACGTCAGCAAGAGATGGCTGACGGCGAGGTGACGACACCGACCTTCCCGACGATCACACCGCACGACTTACGGCACACGTGTGCATCCCTGGCGATTTCGGCGGGCGCGAACGTCAAGGTCGTGCAGCACATGCTTGGCCACGCCACTGCTGCGATGACGCTGGACCTATATGGGCATCTCATGAGCGATGACTTGGCAGGGGTAGCCGACGCGCTGGGCAAAGCTATGGCCGCAGCGCAGAAGGCCGCCGGGTGA
- a CDS encoding PPE family protein, SVP subgroup, whose product MSFLTAVPAELAAAAAQLGAIGSALAAQNAGAAAPTTAIAPAAADQVSILQSGIFTAYGALYQQIAAEAQAIQEQFVQTLGLSSGTYEQSEAANAAATTLANAAASPAASSPVDDFINQISTLLGGPVTSVGGQPFSLSGNSANVASYEIGNFASASSNMLGLTSGGLFPEGFGVPEDLAADAAVEGAAIEGGLTSAGGAVGPVAASVGSSTLVGAMSAPPSWAAGTTLVSSTAPSALSGASISAAPATAAGGIYPGVPGLASAARNSAGFGAPRYGVKPIVMPKLTAV is encoded by the coding sequence ATGTCATTTCTGACAGCAGTGCCCGCAGAATTGGCCGCCGCGGCGGCCCAGCTGGGAGCAATCGGCAGTGCACTCGCGGCGCAGAACGCAGGTGCTGCAGCCCCGACCACCGCGATCGCTCCCGCGGCCGCCGACCAGGTCTCGATCCTGCAATCCGGCATCTTCACCGCATATGGAGCTCTGTATCAGCAGATCGCCGCCGAGGCCCAGGCCATCCAAGAGCAGTTCGTGCAGACCTTGGGGCTCAGCAGCGGTACCTACGAGCAGTCCGAGGCGGCGAACGCGGCGGCTACCACGCTGGCCAACGCGGCGGCCTCACCGGCGGCATCGTCCCCGGTCGATGACTTCATCAACCAGATCAGCACGCTGCTCGGTGGCCCCGTCACCAGCGTCGGCGGCCAGCCGTTCAGCCTCTCGGGCAACTCGGCCAACGTCGCAAGCTACGAAATCGGTAACTTCGCCTCGGCCTCCTCGAACATGCTGGGTCTGACCAGTGGTGGCCTGTTCCCGGAGGGCTTCGGTGTCCCCGAAGACCTCGCCGCGGACGCGGCAGTCGAGGGTGCCGCGATCGAGGGCGGCCTCACCAGTGCCGGCGGCGCCGTCGGTCCGGTGGCCGCCAGCGTCGGAAGCTCCACGCTCGTCGGCGCGATGTCGGCGCCGCCGAGCTGGGCCGCCGGGACCACGCTGGTGTCCAGCACCGCTCCTTCCGCGCTGTCCGGTGCCAGCATCTCGGCCGCCCCGGCGACCGCGGCCGGGGGCATCTACCCCGGCGTTCCGGGTCTGGCCTCGGCGGCACGCAACAGCGCGGGCTTCGGCGCACCGCGCTACGGCGTGAAGCCGATCGTCATGCCGAAGCTGACGGCCGTCTAA
- a CDS encoding PPE family protein has protein sequence MSYAGFPPEVNSGLMYSGAGAGPFMAAAAAWNNLASELSTTAAQYESIVTSLTTEQWTGAGSASAAAAAQPYVEWLTTTAAAAEQAGIQAAASAAAYEAAFTATVPPPVIAANRALLAALVATNFLGINTPAIMATEAQYMEMWVQDVVAMTTYQAGAAAAAVLEPIVPATQTTNPGGAGLQQAAVAAAAAEGPAASLGDIVSGLQTELGNLALGTSSIGTGLFNALPVPVQELLTSLDGFLGTPLIFNGIQQVGVTASWFMFAAIPNGIFAAHTIDANIAAAAAEAAAPAAAAAEGAAAGLASEVGAAGAAASLGEASLVGSLSVPASWAGATPAVEAAAGTALAGSGWTVPEEGAAPGMMAGMPGMAAAAKGAGAYAGPRYGFKPIVMPKQVVV, from the coding sequence ATGTCTTACGCAGGTTTCCCACCCGAGGTGAACTCCGGGCTCATGTACAGCGGCGCGGGCGCCGGACCGTTCATGGCGGCCGCGGCTGCCTGGAACAACCTGGCCTCCGAGCTGAGCACCACCGCGGCCCAGTACGAGTCGATCGTCACCTCGCTGACCACCGAACAGTGGACCGGTGCCGGCTCGGCGTCCGCAGCGGCTGCCGCTCAGCCGTACGTGGAGTGGCTGACCACCACGGCGGCTGCCGCCGAGCAGGCCGGCATCCAAGCCGCCGCATCGGCGGCCGCCTATGAGGCGGCGTTCACCGCGACGGTGCCGCCGCCGGTGATCGCGGCCAACCGGGCACTGCTCGCCGCGCTGGTGGCCACCAACTTCCTGGGCATCAACACGCCGGCGATCATGGCGACTGAGGCCCAGTACATGGAGATGTGGGTCCAGGACGTCGTCGCGATGACGACCTACCAGGCCGGCGCGGCTGCGGCGGCGGTTCTCGAGCCGATCGTGCCGGCGACACAGACCACCAACCCCGGTGGTGCGGGACTGCAGCAGGCCGCCGTCGCCGCAGCCGCGGCGGAGGGACCTGCGGCCTCGCTGGGCGACATCGTCAGCGGCCTGCAGACCGAGCTGGGCAACCTCGCGCTGGGCACCTCGTCGATCGGTACCGGCCTGTTCAATGCCTTGCCGGTGCCGGTACAGGAACTGCTCACCTCGCTGGACGGCTTCCTGGGCACCCCGCTGATCTTCAACGGCATTCAGCAGGTCGGTGTCACGGCGTCGTGGTTCATGTTCGCCGCCATCCCGAACGGCATTTTCGCCGCTCACACCATCGACGCCAACATCGCGGCCGCAGCCGCGGAGGCGGCGGCCCCGGCGGCGGCCGCGGCCGAGGGCGCGGCCGCAGGGCTGGCCAGCGAGGTGGGAGCCGCGGGCGCGGCAGCCAGCCTGGGCGAGGCCTCTCTGGTCGGAAGCCTGTCGGTGCCAGCCAGCTGGGCGGGCGCCACCCCGGCGGTCGAGGCAGCAGCCGGAACGGCGTTGGCGGGCAGCGGCTGGACCGTCCCCGAGGAAGGCGCGGCTCCGGGAATGATGGCCGGCATGCCCGGCATGGCCGCAGCCGCCAAGGGCGCCGGCGCCTACGCCGGTCCGCGGTACGGCTTCAAGCCGATCGTCATGCCCAAGCAGGTCGTTGTGTGA
- a CDS encoding WXG100 family type VII secretion target: protein MTTRFMTDPHAMRDMAGRFETHAQTVEDEARRMWASSQNISGAGWSGLASATSLDTMGQMNTAFRNIVNMLHGVRDGLIRDANNYEQQEQASQQILSS from the coding sequence ATGACAACGCGTTTCATGACTGACCCGCACGCCATGCGCGACATGGCGGGTCGTTTCGAGACCCACGCCCAGACCGTTGAGGACGAGGCCCGTCGCATGTGGGCGTCCTCGCAGAACATCTCCGGCGCTGGCTGGAGCGGTCTGGCCTCGGCCACCTCGCTGGACACCATGGGCCAGATGAACACGGCGTTCCGCAACATCGTCAACATGCTGCACGGCGTTCGCGACGGACTGATCCGCGACGCGAACAACTACGAGCAGCAAGAGCAAGCCTCCCAGCAGATCCTCAGCAGCTAA
- a CDS encoding WXG100 family type VII secretion target, whose amino-acid sequence MTINYQFGDVDAHGALIRAQAANLEAEHQAIVRDVLAAGDFWGGAGSVACQEFIAQLGRNFQVIYEQANAHGQKVQSAGNNMAQTDSAVGSSWA is encoded by the coding sequence ATGACGATCAATTACCAGTTCGGCGACGTCGACGCCCACGGCGCGCTCATCCGCGCCCAGGCCGCCAACCTCGAGGCCGAGCACCAGGCCATCGTTCGCGATGTGCTGGCTGCCGGTGACTTCTGGGGCGGCGCCGGTTCGGTGGCTTGCCAGGAGTTCATCGCCCAGTTGGGCCGCAACTTCCAGGTGATCTACGAGCAGGCCAACGCCCACGGCCAGAAGGTCCAGAGCGCCGGTAACAACATGGCGCAGACGGACAGCGCAGTCGGGTCCAGCTGGGCCTGA
- a CDS encoding response regulator transcription factor: MTAMQGYARSQRPRQAILGQLPRINRADGSPIRVLLVDDEPALTNLVKMALHYEGWDVEIAHNGREAIAKFDRINPDVLVLDIMLPDVDGLQILQRVRESESYTPTLFLTARDSVMDRVTGLTAGADDYMTKPFSLEELVARLRGLLRRSSHLAPPADESLKVGDLKLDAASREVTRGGTPMSLSSTEFELLRFLMRNPRRALSRTEILDRVWNYDFAGRTSIVDLYISYLRKKIDADREPMIHTVRGIGYMLRPPE, encoded by the coding sequence ATGACCGCAATGCAGGGATATGCGCGCAGCCAACGTCCACGCCAGGCGATCCTGGGCCAGCTGCCCCGGATCAATCGGGCTGACGGTTCACCGATCCGAGTGTTGCTGGTAGACGACGAACCCGCGCTGACCAATCTGGTCAAGATGGCGCTGCACTACGAGGGCTGGGACGTCGAGATCGCCCACAACGGGCGCGAAGCCATCGCCAAATTCGACCGAATCAATCCCGACGTGCTGGTCCTGGACATCATGCTGCCCGACGTGGACGGCCTGCAGATCCTGCAGCGGGTCCGGGAATCAGAGTCCTACACGCCCACCCTGTTCCTCACCGCACGGGACTCGGTGATGGACCGGGTCACCGGTCTCACCGCCGGCGCAGATGACTACATGACGAAGCCGTTCAGCCTCGAGGAGTTGGTCGCCCGGTTACGCGGCCTACTGCGGCGTTCCAGCCATCTGGCGCCGCCCGCCGACGAGTCCCTCAAGGTGGGCGACCTGAAACTGGACGCGGCGAGCCGTGAGGTCACCCGCGGCGGCACCCCGATGTCGCTGTCGTCGACGGAGTTCGAACTGCTCCGGTTCCTGATGCGCAACCCGCGCCGCGCGCTCAGCCGCACCGAGATCCTGGACCGTGTGTGGAACTACGACTTCGCCGGCCGCACCAGCATCGTCGACCTGTACATTTCGTACCTGAGGAAGAAGATCGACGCCGACCGAGAGCCGATGATCCACACCGTCCGTGGCATTGGATACATGCTCCGACCACCGGAATGA